The DNA sequence GTTCTTCATTTGCAAGTTCTGATGCAGAGTAAACAGAAGCTCCAGCTTCACTAACGATTGTATATTGAACATCTCTATTTATTTCTTTTATCATTTCAGAAACAAATTGTTCAGATTCTCTTGATGCAGTTCCATTTCCTATAGATATTATATCTATGTCATATTTTTCTATAAGATCTTTTAAAGTCTTCTTAGCTTTATCAACATCATTTTGAGGTTTTGTTGGATAAACAGTTGTATAGTCTAAAAGTTTTCCATTTTTATCAACTACAGCAATTTTACATCCAGTTCTATATGCTGGGTCAAATCCCATAACCACCTTATCTCTTACAGGTGGTTGAAGTAATAAACTCTTAACATTTTGTCCAAATACACTAATAGCTCTTTCATGAGCCATTTCTGTTAAATGATTTCTTATTTCTCTTTCTATTGAAGGGAATATAAGTCTTTTATATGCATCTTCTATAGATAATTTAATTTCTTCTTCATTATTTTTATTATTCTTATTTATATAAGTATTAAATATGTAATTAACTACCTTATCGTTGTTTATCTCTAACTTTACTTTTAAAAACTCTTCCTTTTCTCCTCTATTTATAGCAAGAACTCTATGAGGTGCCATGTGTTTTACACCCTCACTATAATCGTAGTACATATCATAAACAGATTTTTCATCTTTAGTACTTTTACTGTTTATAACACCTTCTTTTAATGCTAATTCTCTTATATATTTTCTTAACTTAGCATCTTCTGATACTATTTCAGCTATTATGTCTTTTGCACCCTTTAGAGCATCTTCTTCTGAGTTTACTTCTTTTTCTTCATCTATGTATTTTGGTATCTCAATTTTTAAATTTATATTTTCATTTAAAATAGCCATTGCTAAAGGTTCTAATCCTTTTTCTTTTGCAATAGTAGCTCTAGTCCTTTTCTTTTGTTTGAAAGGGGCATATATATCCTCTACTTCTTGAAGCGTTTTGGCTTGTTCTATACTTTTTTCTATCTCTTTATTCAATTTTCCTTGTTCTTGTATTATTCTTTGAACATCATCTTTTCTACTCTGTAAGTTTCTTAAGTAAGTTAATTTTTCATGAAAAGCTCTAAGAGTTACATCACTCATTTCACCTGTCATTTCTTTTCTATATCTAGCTATAAATGGAATAGTATTTCCTTCATCTATAAGTTTTATAGTATTTTCTATTTGCGAATCTCTTAAGTTGAATTCTGATTTTAAAATTTGATTTATATCCAATTTAATTCCTCCTAAA is a window from the Paraclostridium sordellii genome containing:
- a CDS encoding Tex family protein produces the protein MDINQILKSEFNLRDSQIENTIKLIDEGNTIPFIARYRKEMTGEMSDVTLRAFHEKLTYLRNLQSRKDDVQRIIQEQGKLNKEIEKSIEQAKTLQEVEDIYAPFKQKKRTRATIAKEKGLEPLAMAILNENINLKIEIPKYIDEEKEVNSEEDALKGAKDIIAEIVSEDAKLRKYIRELALKEGVINSKSTKDEKSVYDMYYDYSEGVKHMAPHRVLAINRGEKEEFLKVKLEINNDKVVNYIFNTYINKNNKNNEEEIKLSIEDAYKRLIFPSIEREIRNHLTEMAHERAISVFGQNVKSLLLQPPVRDKVVMGFDPAYRTGCKIAVVDKNGKLLDYTTVYPTKPQNDVDKAKKTLKDLIEKYDIDIISIGNGTASRESEQFVSEMIKEINRDVQYTIVSEAGASVYSASELANEEHPDINVSIRGAISIARRLQDPLAELVKIDPKSIGVGQYQHDLNKKRLEEVLSGVVEDAVNSVGVDLNTASYSLLEHVAGINKTIAKNIIEYREENGDFTSRAQIKKVKRLGPQAFTQCAGFLRIVNSKNPLDNTSVHPETYDVCKKLLEKLGCSLEDIKNKNINDIDDKVSSIGIDSLSKELEVGIVTLKDIISEIKKPGRDPREEGIKPVLRTDVLKIEDIKEDMILKGTVRNVVDFGAFVDIGIKNDGLVHKSQMSNKYVKDPMTIVTVGDVIDVKVIGIDLKTQKVSLTMKDIK